From Deinococcus aquaticus, one genomic window encodes:
- a CDS encoding glutamate-5-semialdehyde dehydrogenase — protein sequence MSAAQPSSLPHDPQSTGAQPTSVRLMGVQARAAARVLRSLPTDRKVAALHAIAAGLRANASAILAANAQDVQAAEASGLPEAMVARLRLDARALDGIAADVEAVSRLPDPVGETTPPSTQPSGIRVSTRRVPLGVLGVIYESRPNVTVDVAALAIMSGNAVILRGGRETVRSNAALEDVIHAALREQNLPAHAAQVIRDPARERMLELLKLDDLVDAIIPRGGAGLHRYCVENATVPVIVGGIGVVHIYLDPSFTHDPADVTRAAAIIHNAKVQKPSACNALDTLLIHEQALGTLPDIARDLHASGVTLRADPPAHAVLSAAGIAAEPATAADFGTEFLALTASVRTVASLDEALDFIATHGNHTDVILTRDDAQARRFVQDVDSAAVIVNASPRFNDGGQLGLGAEVAISTQKLHARGPMGLRELTTTKWVVEGNGEVRG from the coding sequence ATGAGCGCCGCGCAGCCGTCCAGCCTCCCGCACGATCCCCAGTCCACCGGAGCGCAGCCCACCAGTGTCCGGCTGATGGGCGTGCAGGCCCGCGCCGCCGCGCGCGTGCTGCGGTCCCTGCCCACCGACCGCAAGGTCGCGGCCCTGCACGCCATCGCGGCCGGACTGCGCGCGAATGCCAGCGCGATTTTGGCGGCGAACGCGCAGGACGTGCAGGCCGCCGAGGCCAGCGGACTGCCGGAGGCGATGGTGGCCCGACTGCGCCTGGACGCCCGCGCCCTGGACGGCATTGCCGCCGACGTGGAGGCCGTGTCGCGCCTGCCCGACCCGGTGGGCGAGACCACCCCGCCCAGCACGCAGCCCAGCGGCATCCGCGTCAGCACCCGGCGCGTGCCGCTGGGCGTGCTGGGCGTCATCTACGAGAGCCGACCGAACGTGACGGTGGACGTGGCCGCGCTGGCCATCATGAGCGGGAACGCCGTGATCCTGCGCGGCGGGCGGGAAACCGTGCGCAGCAACGCCGCGCTGGAAGACGTGATCCACGCGGCGCTGCGCGAGCAGAACCTCCCGGCGCACGCCGCGCAGGTCATCCGCGACCCGGCCCGCGAACGCATGCTGGAACTCCTGAAACTCGACGATCTGGTCGACGCGATCATCCCGCGCGGCGGGGCGGGCCTGCACCGCTACTGCGTGGAGAACGCCACGGTGCCCGTCATCGTGGGCGGCATCGGCGTGGTGCATATCTACCTGGACCCCAGCTTCACCCACGACCCCGCCGACGTGACGCGCGCGGCCGCGATCATCCACAACGCCAAGGTGCAGAAACCCAGTGCCTGCAACGCCCTGGACACCCTGCTGATCCACGAGCAGGCCCTGGGTACCCTGCCCGACATCGCCCGCGACCTGCACGCCAGCGGCGTGACCCTGCGCGCCGACCCGCCCGCCCACGCCGTGCTCAGCGCCGCCGGCATTGCTGCCGAGCCCGCCACCGCCGCCGACTTCGGCACGGAATTCCTGGCCCTGACCGCCAGCGTCCGCACGGTGGCCAGCCTCGACGAGGCGCTGGACTTCATCGCCACGCACGGCAACCACACCGACGTGATCCTCACCCGCGACGATGCGCAGGCCCGCCGCTTCGTGCAGGACGTGGACTCGGCCGCCGTGATCGTGAACGCCAGCCCCCGCTTCAACGACGGCGGCCAGCTCGGCCTGGGCGCCGAGGTTGCCATCAGCACCCAGAAACTCCACGCCCGTGGCCCCATGGGCCTGCGCGAACTGACGACCACCAAATGGGTCGTGGAAGGCAACGGAGAGGTGCGCGGGTAG